In Fimbriimonadaceae bacterium, the following are encoded in one genomic region:
- a CDS encoding molybdopterin-dependent oxidoreductase, protein MDTTPLESFPPESQWDEFVDYDPDAWPKKVERRSMLVPTICFNCEAACGLMAFVDKENLKVRKLEGNPYHPGSRGKNCAKGPATINQIEDPNRILYPMRRVGPRGSGKFEKTTWHEVLDTFAARIRKALLENRQKEIMYHVGRPGEDGYVNRVLQSWGIDGHNSHTNVCSASARVGYALWSGSDRPSPDHANAKFILMLSAHLETGHYFNPHAQRIMEGKTRGAKIAVVDVRLSNTATKADYWLAPWPGTEPFLLLAIANVMLQENLIDRGFLQQNVNWEATYGFLTGERPEESKDEIGSEESPLWSSPEAAPGPSFDAFLGALKDHYAPYTPEAAAEECGVDAEVVRTVAREIGAAGSAFATHVWRNAAAGNEGGWQVARCLQLLTVLAGAVGTEGGTNLHSDNKYVPAPFSKPEPQKVWSELLYPKEWPLAYHELSFLLPHFLEEGRGKLDVYFTRVYNPVWTNPDGLMWEKMLRDESKVGLHAALTPVWSETAQYADYVLPMGNGAERHDLMSQETHASKWIGFRQPVLRVARERMGETIAFTYQANPGEVWEEAEFWIELSWRVDPDGSLGIRKHYESPYRPGEKVTLKEYYSWIFENSVPGLPEAAASEGLSPYGYMSKYGAFEVKKDAYHDYGHGFKTPSGKLELYSPTMKEWGWEEQAMPGYVRTHVHRGDQKPGEFEFVLVPTFRIPTLIHTRSANSKWLYELSNANPVWFNPSDAARLGVKTGDLVKVKTRIGHYVNKAWVTEGLRPGVVACSHHLGRWRLFDGNATDQQAAPKVVREELSGGVVRFRRTEGIGPYASSDKDTGRIWWTDGGVHQNLTFGVQPDPVSGQHCWHQRVVVEKAGRDDRYGDVVVDTGKSMEVYREWLGKTKPAQGPLRRPLWMDRVLRPAEECFRL, encoded by the coding sequence ATGGACACCACGCCCCTCGAGTCCTTTCCCCCCGAGTCCCAGTGGGACGAGTTCGTCGACTACGACCCCGACGCGTGGCCGAAGAAGGTCGAGCGGCGGTCGATGCTCGTGCCCACCATCTGCTTCAACTGCGAGGCGGCATGCGGGCTGATGGCGTTCGTGGACAAGGAGAACCTCAAGGTCCGCAAGCTCGAAGGCAACCCGTACCACCCCGGCTCGAGGGGGAAGAACTGCGCGAAAGGGCCCGCCACCATCAACCAGATCGAGGATCCGAACCGCATCCTCTATCCCATGAGGCGCGTGGGGCCGAGGGGCTCCGGCAAGTTCGAGAAGACCACGTGGCACGAGGTGTTGGACACGTTCGCGGCGCGCATCCGCAAGGCGCTGCTCGAAAACCGGCAGAAGGAGATCATGTACCACGTGGGCCGGCCGGGCGAGGACGGATACGTGAACCGCGTGCTGCAGTCGTGGGGCATCGACGGGCACAACAGCCACACGAACGTCTGCTCCGCCTCCGCGCGCGTGGGCTACGCGCTCTGGTCGGGTTCGGACCGCCCGTCGCCCGACCATGCGAACGCGAAGTTCATCCTCATGCTCTCGGCGCACCTGGAAACGGGCCACTACTTCAACCCGCACGCGCAGCGGATCATGGAAGGGAAGACCCGCGGCGCGAAGATCGCCGTGGTGGACGTGCGCCTTTCGAACACCGCCACCAAGGCGGACTATTGGCTGGCCCCATGGCCCGGCACCGAGCCCTTCCTGCTGCTGGCGATCGCGAACGTGATGCTCCAGGAGAATCTGATCGACCGCGGGTTCTTGCAGCAGAACGTGAATTGGGAGGCCACCTACGGCTTCCTCACCGGCGAACGACCTGAGGAGTCAAAAGACGAGATCGGTTCCGAAGAGTCGCCCTTGTGGAGCTCCCCCGAGGCGGCGCCCGGGCCCTCCTTCGACGCTTTCCTGGGTGCCTTGAAAGACCACTACGCACCCTACACGCCCGAAGCCGCGGCCGAAGAGTGCGGGGTGGACGCCGAGGTCGTTCGGACCGTCGCCCGCGAGATCGGCGCGGCGGGCTCGGCCTTCGCCACGCACGTGTGGCGCAACGCCGCGGCGGGCAACGAGGGCGGCTGGCAGGTCGCGCGGTGCCTTCAGCTCCTCACGGTGCTGGCGGGCGCGGTGGGCACCGAAGGCGGCACGAACCTCCACTCGGACAACAAGTACGTGCCCGCCCCCTTCAGCAAGCCCGAGCCCCAGAAGGTGTGGAGCGAGCTTCTGTATCCGAAGGAGTGGCCGCTCGCGTACCACGAACTCTCGTTTCTGCTTCCTCACTTCCTCGAGGAAGGCCGCGGCAAGCTCGACGTGTACTTCACCCGTGTGTACAACCCGGTGTGGACGAACCCCGATGGCCTGATGTGGGAGAAGATGCTGCGCGACGAGTCCAAGGTCGGCCTGCACGCGGCCCTGACCCCCGTGTGGAGCGAGACCGCGCAGTACGCGGACTACGTGCTGCCCATGGGCAACGGCGCCGAGCGGCACGACTTGATGAGCCAGGAGACACACGCCTCGAAGTGGATCGGCTTCCGCCAGCCCGTGCTCCGCGTCGCGCGCGAGCGGATGGGCGAGACGATCGCGTTCACCTACCAAGCGAACCCCGGCGAGGTATGGGAGGAGGCCGAGTTCTGGATCGAGCTGTCGTGGCGCGTCGACCCCGACGGTTCGCTGGGCATCCGCAAGCATTACGAGTCGCCCTACCGCCCCGGCGAGAAGGTGACCTTGAAGGAGTACTACTCGTGGATCTTCGAGAACTCCGTGCCGGGGCTGCCGGAAGCCGCCGCCTCCGAGGGCCTGAGCCCTTACGGGTACATGAGCAAGTACGGGGCGTTCGAGGTGAAGAAGGACGCGTACCACGACTACGGGCACGGCTTCAAGACCCCGTCGGGCAAGCTCGAGCTGTACAGCCCGACGATGAAGGAGTGGGGCTGGGAGGAGCAGGCGATGCCGGGCTACGTGCGCACCCACGTGCACCGGGGCGACCAGAAGCCGGGAGAGTTCGAATTTGTGCTGGTGCCCACGTTCCGCATCCCGACGCTCATCCACACCCGCTCGGCGAATTCGAAGTGGTTGTACGAGCTGTCGAACGCGAACCCGGTATGGTTCAACCCCTCCGACGCGGCGCGGTTGGGGGTGAAGACGGGCGATCTGGTGAAGGTGAAAACCCGCATCGGGCACTACGTGAACAAGGCGTGGGTCACGGAGGGGCTGCGCCCCGGCGTGGTGGCGTGTTCGCACCATCTGGGTCGCTGGCGGCTGTTCGACGGGAACGCCACCGACCAGCAGGCCGCGCCCAAGGTCGTGCGCGAGGAGTTGTCGGGCGGCGTCGTGCGGTTCCGCCGGACGGAAGGCATCGGTCCGTACGCCAGCTCCGACAAGGACACCGGCCGCATCTGGTGGACCGACGGCGGCGTGCACCAGAACCTCACGTTCGGCGTCCAGCCCGACCCGGTGAGCGGCCAGCACTGCTGGCATCAGCGGGTAGTGGTCGAGAAGGCGGGTCGGGACGACCGCTACGGGGACGTGGTGGTGGACACGGGCAAGTCGATGGAGGTGTACCGCGAGTGGCTGGGGAAGACGAAGCCCGCCCAGGGGCCGCTGCGGCGGCC
- a CDS encoding nucleotidyltransferase — protein MSRDFEDLFASLADHNVEFLVVGSTLLAFYGRPRYTEDIDLWVRRSGANLENLADALDAFGLEVDREAIRGLAQPSDQMIVLGAAPQVVDLLNDLEGLDFESAWRSRQSATLFGSNVFVLSRQDFVASKKAAGRPKDLADLALLQEVEEADSD, from the coding sequence GTGAGTCGCGACTTCGAAGATCTGTTCGCATCGTTAGCCGACCACAACGTTGAGTTCCTGGTCGTGGGCTCGACCTTGCTCGCGTTTTATGGAAGGCCGAGGTACACCGAGGACATCGATCTCTGGGTCCGCAGATCGGGTGCCAACCTCGAAAACCTGGCCGATGCACTCGATGCGTTCGGGCTCGAGGTTGACCGCGAGGCGATCCGAGGTCTCGCCCAACCCAGCGATCAAATGATCGTTCTCGGTGCCGCTCCTCAGGTCGTCGATCTTCTCAACGACTTAGAGGGGCTCGATTTCGAATCCGCTTGGAGGAGCCGCCAATCCGCCACCCTCTTTGGTTCGAATGTCTTCGTTCTCAGTCGCCAAGACTTCGTCGCATCCAAAAAGGCGGCCGGCCGGCCAAAGGACCTTGCCGACCTAGCGCTCCTGCAAGAGGTCGAAGAAGCAGATTCGGATTAG
- the nrfD gene encoding polysulfide reductase NrfD yields the protein MQYGFVINQDTCIGCHACTTACKAENGVPLGNFRTSVKYVEVGKYPDVKRNFLVQRCNHCTDAPCVTICPVNALKKRPDGIVDVDRDACIGCRACMQACPYDALYLNEDKGAVEKCHFCAHRVERGLEPACVTVCPVGAIVPGDFHDPTSRVSLMLKQHETKTRRPEQKTGPNVRYIGASPAALEPGVAERRGAFLWSEDPARKPELADRSGQSQAEALLALDTDHKVEWGWPVALYLLTKGLAAGLVLMAPFAARGATDWRYEAGALLFTLITLFLLVEDLAKPGKFYTMLTRPNFKSWLVKGGMVLTVFSLLIVATLVAQVAFPQPTGVAVAAGSRAVHWTGGLVEGLRLLNWPVALLAAGYTAFLFAQCKGRDLWESKQLLPHLLVQAVLCGSVVALALEANPGWVLKTVAVVAIVGHLQFVFRELTAPHPTANASQAVGFLRKVRLGVVPAFDASLWLLASAVVLVVLAPFWAWVPALVGLYLYEHAFVRAGQLPPLS from the coding sequence ATGCAGTACGGCTTCGTCATCAACCAGGACACGTGCATCGGGTGCCACGCGTGCACCACGGCGTGCAAGGCTGAGAACGGCGTGCCGCTGGGGAACTTCCGCACCTCGGTGAAGTACGTCGAGGTGGGCAAGTACCCCGACGTGAAGCGCAACTTTCTCGTGCAGCGCTGCAACCACTGCACCGACGCGCCGTGCGTGACGATCTGCCCGGTCAACGCGCTCAAAAAGCGCCCCGACGGCATCGTGGATGTGGACCGGGACGCGTGCATCGGGTGCCGAGCGTGCATGCAGGCTTGCCCGTACGACGCGCTGTATCTCAACGAGGACAAGGGCGCGGTGGAGAAGTGCCATTTCTGCGCGCACCGCGTGGAGAGGGGGCTGGAGCCCGCGTGCGTGACCGTGTGCCCCGTCGGGGCGATCGTGCCGGGCGACTTCCACGATCCCACCTCGCGCGTGTCGCTGATGCTCAAGCAGCACGAGACCAAGACGCGCAGGCCCGAGCAGAAGACCGGCCCGAACGTGCGCTACATCGGCGCGAGCCCCGCGGCTTTGGAGCCGGGTGTCGCGGAGCGGCGGGGAGCCTTTCTGTGGAGCGAAGACCCTGCACGCAAACCCGAACTGGCGGACCGCAGCGGACAGTCGCAAGCCGAAGCGCTGCTGGCGCTCGACACCGACCACAAAGTCGAGTGGGGCTGGCCGGTCGCGCTTTACCTCTTGACGAAGGGGCTTGCCGCCGGTCTTGTGCTGATGGCGCCGTTTGCCGCACGGGGGGCGACGGATTGGCGGTACGAGGCAGGGGCGCTTCTGTTCACGCTGATCACCCTCTTTCTCTTGGTCGAGGACTTGGCGAAGCCCGGCAAATTCTACACCATGCTGACACGCCCGAACTTCAAGTCATGGCTGGTGAAAGGGGGAATGGTGCTGACCGTGTTCTCCCTCCTGATCGTGGCGACCCTTGTGGCGCAAGTCGCCTTTCCTCAGCCGACCGGCGTTGCGGTGGCCGCAGGCTCTCGCGCGGTGCACTGGACGGGGGGGCTGGTCGAAGGGCTTCGCCTCCTGAACTGGCCCGTCGCCCTCCTGGCGGCCGGCTACACCGCGTTCCTGTTCGCTCAGTGCAAGGGAAGGGATCTGTGGGAGAGCAAGCAGCTCCTGCCGCACCTGTTGGTGCAGGCGGTCTTGTGCGGGAGCGTGGTTGCTCTCGCGCTTGAGGCGAATCCTGGTTGGGTGCTCAAGACGGTCGCCGTTGTGGCCATCGTGGGTCATCTTCAATTTGTGTTTCGAGAGCTCACGGCTCCGCACCCCACGGCCAACGCGAGCCAAGCCGTGGGTTTCCTACGCAAGGTAAGGCTTGGGGTCGTTCCCGCCTTCGACGCGTCCCTTTGGTTGCTCGCCTCCGCCGTGGTCCTGGTGGTTCTCGCCCCGTTCTGGGCGTGGGTCCCTGCCCTTGTTGGCCTCTATCTCTACGAGCACGCGTTCGTACGGGCGGGCCAACTGCCGCCGCTCTCGTAG
- a CDS encoding Gfo/Idh/MocA family oxidoreductase encodes MDRKVRVGIIGTGSIAQTCHMPAYTGLAEKCEIVAICDIDPVAEKAAKTKFGVTRTYKDYRDLIADPEIDAVSVTTPNAVHKDPTVRALQAGKHVLCEKPLAMNAAESRAMCQAARDSGKILQVALQQRFSGPMRFMKEYIDAGHMGDIYYARAQALRRRGVPGWGVFIDKEKQGGGPLIDIGVHILDMTLHLMGYPKPVSASAKTWNMLGTNPELFNNWGDYDRAAFTVEDFAVGLIKFDNGAVVVLESSFMGNLDGDPFATQLFGTKAGAIVKGWGDDAVSIFTEQDKQLFNLKPINVPKVESAYTAEVHAFIDAILQGGTSPVPGEEGLILNAIFDAMYKSSDSGKEEPIDVSF; translated from the coding sequence ATGGATCGGAAAGTGCGTGTTGGGATCATCGGGACCGGGAGCATTGCGCAAACGTGCCACATGCCGGCTTACACCGGCCTTGCCGAGAAGTGCGAGATCGTCGCGATTTGCGATATCGACCCGGTCGCAGAGAAGGCGGCGAAAACGAAGTTCGGCGTCACGCGGACCTACAAGGACTACCGGGACTTGATCGCAGACCCCGAGATCGACGCGGTTTCGGTGACGACGCCGAACGCCGTGCACAAGGACCCGACGGTGCGGGCGCTCCAAGCGGGCAAGCACGTGCTGTGCGAGAAGCCGCTTGCGATGAATGCCGCGGAGTCCCGAGCGATGTGTCAGGCGGCGCGGGACAGTGGGAAGATCCTGCAGGTTGCCCTTCAGCAGCGGTTCAGCGGTCCGATGCGCTTCATGAAGGAGTACATCGACGCCGGCCATATGGGCGACATCTACTACGCGCGCGCCCAGGCGCTGCGGCGACGGGGCGTGCCGGGGTGGGGCGTGTTCATCGACAAGGAGAAACAGGGTGGCGGCCCGCTGATCGACATCGGGGTGCACATCCTCGACATGACGCTCCACCTCATGGGCTATCCGAAACCCGTGAGCGCGAGCGCCAAGACGTGGAACATGCTGGGCACCAATCCCGAGCTTTTCAACAACTGGGGCGACTACGATCGGGCGGCCTTCACCGTGGAGGATTTCGCCGTGGGCCTGATCAAGTTCGACAACGGGGCCGTGGTCGTGCTGGAGAGCAGCTTCATGGGCAATTTGGACGGGGATCCGTTCGCGACGCAGCTCTTCGGAACCAAGGCCGGCGCCATTGTGAAGGGGTGGGGCGACGACGCGGTCTCGATCTTCACCGAACAGGACAAGCAGCTCTTCAACTTGAAACCGATCAACGTGCCGAAAGTGGAGTCCGCCTACACGGCCGAGGTGCATGCCTTCATCGACGCGATCTTGCAAGGCGGCACGTCGCCGGTCCCCGGAGAAGAGGGCCTGATCCTCAACGCGATCTTTGACGCCATGTACAAGAGCAGCGACTCCGGCAAGGAAGAACCGATCGACGTGTCCTTTTAG
- a CDS encoding BMP family ABC transporter substrate-binding protein, protein MKVSALVGTAIGAMLLAGCGGPKDNASASNETPDGKPAAKQLVVGIVFDSGGRGDKSFNDSAWAGVERAQKDFGILERSVESKSEKDYEPNLEALAEQGADLVVGVGINMKAAMEKVAPKFKNTKFAIVDASVAADNVRSLLFKEEEGSFLAGYLAGLMTKTKKLGFVGGMELPLIKKFQAGYEAGAKTADKGVEVLPAKYTGSWDNVDYAKVAALSLINAGADIVYHAAGRAGLGVISAAKEKGVYAIGVDSDQDDIAEGSVLTSMIKRVDEAVYQTIKDLRDGAFTPGDKIYDLKAGGVGLSEMRFTKEAIGPEKLAQVQAISDKIASGELKVPSSAEELQTYLSGL, encoded by the coding sequence GTGAAGGTATCAGCACTCGTAGGGACCGCGATCGGAGCCATGCTCCTCGCCGGATGCGGCGGGCCGAAGGACAACGCATCGGCATCGAATGAAACTCCCGACGGCAAGCCGGCCGCCAAGCAGCTTGTGGTCGGAATCGTCTTCGACAGCGGCGGCCGCGGCGACAAGTCGTTCAACGACAGCGCCTGGGCGGGTGTCGAACGGGCGCAGAAGGACTTCGGCATCCTCGAGCGGTCGGTCGAGAGCAAGAGCGAGAAGGATTACGAACCCAATCTCGAGGCCCTCGCCGAACAGGGCGCCGACTTGGTCGTGGGGGTCGGCATCAACATGAAGGCCGCCATGGAGAAGGTCGCTCCCAAGTTCAAAAACACGAAGTTTGCGATCGTGGACGCGTCGGTGGCAGCGGACAACGTGCGCTCCCTCCTGTTCAAGGAGGAGGAGGGCAGCTTCCTCGCGGGCTACCTCGCCGGCCTGATGACCAAGACCAAGAAGCTCGGGTTCGTAGGCGGCATGGAACTGCCCCTCATCAAGAAGTTCCAGGCGGGCTACGAAGCGGGCGCCAAAACCGCGGACAAGGGCGTGGAAGTGCTGCCCGCCAAGTACACGGGGAGTTGGGACAACGTCGACTACGCGAAGGTGGCGGCCCTTTCGCTCATCAACGCCGGCGCCGACATCGTGTACCACGCGGCAGGCCGCGCAGGCTTGGGCGTGATCAGCGCCGCCAAGGAGAAGGGCGTTTACGCGATCGGAGTGGACAGCGACCAGGACGACATCGCCGAGGGCAGCGTCCTGACCAGCATGATCAAGCGCGTCGACGAGGCGGTCTACCAGACGATCAAAGACCTCCGAGACGGGGCCTTCACGCCCGGAGACAAGATTTACGACCTCAAGGCGGGCGGCGTAGGGCTCTCCGAGATGCGGTTCACCAAAGAGGCCATCGGACCGGAGAAGCTCGCCCAGGTGCAAGCGATCTCCGACAAGATCGCATCCGGCGAACTGAAGGTGCCCTCGTCCGCGGAGGAGCTGCAGACGTATCTGTCGGGCCTCTAA